The following coding sequences are from one Nilaparvata lugens isolate BPH chromosome 6, ASM1435652v1, whole genome shotgun sequence window:
- the LOC111052549 gene encoding inverted formin-2-like, whose amino-acid sequence MAPRPQGLQLDGSVTGLQVTPGFTDNSTQTEAVETTTTGIQTISNVVDSSTQTIGCCKCNCANTIRTVDAAIQTLGCASLKRTKSSFKKSESSSSLKEMFSKIRVDLKSALEVNNDVDLNVEVDAKEVVKRVDVVGDLKKPEVSPVIPPPHPLPTTPAVVRRSLLPNFVFEDAEVKPAADVKVTAIPPPPPLPTAAIPPPPPLTVLKVGAIPPPPPLPMGAIPPPPPLPVPKVGAIPPPPPLPMGAIPPPPPPPMMGASTFPSMKSGVGNAVLRKSKTLPQQSTIKMKTLNWTKVPKQKIAKSLWSDSEVQLPILKVDFTKMEEMFCQKQPTKSADASKNQLAEKKVQKVNLLDSQRSFLVNIFLKQFKEDVGFVLDSIKNGTGLPVENLKSLMKLMPEKKEIAEIRGYASSKNLGEAESFYLHLSDIADYELRVQAMLYKEEFHERYTDASEHLEKVIETCEFLINDCSLKQFLLLILQLGNKLNAGTYAGNADAIKISSLAMLADTRANKPKISFLHYVVDVAASNDASMLAFRSKVADFQRMSKTPFAALEEEINSLVEGANDIRKKIKSSIVSSQFGDFFHNAKQQVDCLVKKMKKIREVKSRLAVHLCEEPAAFQLNDCYQLFADFFIKVNKAFQQFDRRIIH is encoded by the exons ATGGCTCCCAGACCTCAGGGATTACAACTTGACGGAAGTGTCACTGGCCTACAAGTCACTCCAGGTTTCACCGACAACTCTACTCAAACCGAAGCAGTAGAAACTACAACAACTGGCATACAAACTATTTCGAACGTAGTTGATTCCTCGACCCAGACGATTGGATGTTGCAAGTGCAACTGTGCAAATACCATACGAACTGTTGATGCCGCAATTCAGACACTTGGTTGTGCAAGTTTAAAAAGAACTAAATCCAGCTTTAAGAAGAGCGAATCTAGCAGTAGTTTGAAGGAGATGTTCTCGAAGATAAGAGTTGACCTCAAGTCGGCCTTAGAGGTGAACAATGATGTTGACCTCAATGTTGAGGTTGACGCTAAGGAAGTCGTTAAGAGGGTGGATGTTGTTGGTGATCTGAAAAAACCTGAGGTGTCACCAGTCATTCCACCCCCACATCCACTTCCCACCACTCCAGCAGTGGTGAGGAGATCTTTGCTGccaaattttgtttttgaggACGCCGAAGTCAAGCCAGCAGCTGATGTCAAGGTCACAGCTATTCCACCACCACCCCCTTTGCCAACGGCAGCTATTCCTCCGCCACCACCACTGACAGTTCTCAAGGTTGGAGCTATTCCACCACCACCCCCTTTGCCAATGGGAGCTATTCCCCCGCCACCACCACTGCCTGTTCCCAAGGTCGGAGCTATTCCCCCACCACCCCCTCTGCCAATGGGAGCTATTCCCCCGCCACCACCTCCTCCAATGATGGGCGCCTCCACTTTCCCCAGCATGAAGTCAGGCGTTGGAAATGCAGTGTTGAGGAAAAGCAAGACATTGCCACAACAGAGCACCATCAAGATGAAGACCCTCAACTGGACCAAGGTTCCCAAGCAGAAGATTG CAAAATCCTTGTGGTCAGACTCAGAGGTACAACTGCCAATCCTGAAGGTGGACTTTACCAAGATGGAGGAGATGTTCTGCCAGAAACAGCCGACAAAATCAGCTGATGCCTCCAAGAATCAGCTGGCAGAGAAGAAGGTGCAGAAAGTGAACCTGTTGGACAGCCAGCGCAGTTTCCTGGTCAACATTTTTCTCAAGCAATTCAAGGAAGATGTTGGGTTTGTCCTGGACTCGATTAAAAATGGCACTGGTCTACCTGTGGAGAACCTGAAATCGTTGATGAAACTCATGCCCGAAAAGAAAGAG ATTGCTGAAATACGCGGTTATGCCAGCAGCAAAAACCTTGGGGAAGCTGAGAGCTTTTACCTGCATCTGTCTGACATCGCTGACTACGAACTGAGGGTGCAGGCAATGCTCTATAAAGAAGAGTTTCATGAACGATACACTGACGCATCTGAACATTTGGAGAAAGTGATTGAAACCTGCGAATTCCTCATCAATGATTGCAGTCTCAAGCAGTTCTTGTTGCTCATCCTGCAACTTGGGAATAAACTGAATGCT GGAACTTATGCTGGTAACGCAGATGCGATCAAGATCAGCTCTCTGGCAATGCTGGCTGACACAAGAGCCAATAAGCCAAAGATCTCATTTCTGCACTATGTGGTTGATGTGGCTGCATCCAATGATGCCAGTATGCTAGCATTCAGAAGCAAGGTTGCCGATTTCCAGAGAATGTCAAA GACACCGTTTGCAGCCCTCGAAGAGGAGATCAATTCATTGGTGGAGGGTGCTAATGAtatcagaaaaaaaatcaaatctagCATAGTGTCTTCACAATTTGGTG ATTTCTTCCACAATGCAAAACAACAGGTGGATTGTCttgtgaagaagatgaagaaaattcGAGAGGTGAAATCTCGACTGGCAGTTCACTTGTGTGAGGAGCCTGCTGCTTTCCAGCTGAATGACTGCTATCAGCTATTTGCTGACTTCTTCATCAAAGTCAACAAAGCTTTTCAA CAATTCGACCGTAGAATAATTCACtag